In Acidisarcina polymorpha, the DNA window CGTAAGACACCGCCCTCGCCCAAGACAACAAAGTCTGCCCGGCGACCGACTTCCAGCGAACCAAACCGGTCCTCCAGGCCCAGCATTCGCGCTGGATTCCGCCCTGCCAGCCCGGCCACCTCAGCCAACGGCGCTCCGGTGAACTCGTGGAAGTTCGACACTGCGCGGTCCATCGTCAGAGTGCTGCCGGCGATCGAGCCGCCCGAGGTGCACTGGCCGTCTTTCACCACCACGTCCAAATTCCCGAGCTTGTAGAGACCATCCGGCATGCCGCTGGCGCTGATGCCGTCGGTGATCAGGATGGCTCGCCCGGCACCCTTCGCCTTCCAGAAAAGCCGCACCACCATCGGCATCACGTGATGCCCGTCGCAGATAATTTCCGCGAACAACGCTCCATCGTCGAGAACCACACCCAGAATGCCGGGATCCCGATGCTCCAGCTGTCGCATGGCATTGAAAGTATGGGTTGCCGATACGGCTCCCGCGGCGATGGCCGCCTGTGCAAATTCGGCGGTGGCATTGCTGTGGCCTATGCTGACGCGAACTCCACGGGCCGTGGCATGGGCGATCACTTCGGCTGCGTTCGGCAGCTCGGGAGCGATGGTGATCAGCCGAATACGGCCCTCCGCTGCCTGCCAGAAGCGGTCGAACAGGGCAACAGTGGGGGTCAGCAGGAGTTCCGGCGAATGAACGCCCCGCTTCTCATGAGAGAGGAATGGTCCCTCGAGGTGAATACCAACCGGGAGCGCCGTGGCGGCTCCAGGATCGACGCGGTCTTGTGCTGCTTCAATCAATCGGGCTAATCCGCTCAGCGACTTTAGCGTCGCGTCCATCGAAGCGGTGACCGTTGTCGCAAGGTATCCGGCTACTCCGTGGCGGCCCAGAAAACGGCTGACTCCGACGAGCGCCTCTTCGGTCGCCTCCATGACATCGAAGCCGCCACTACCGTGAACATGCTGATCGAAGTAAGCAGGAGCGATGACTCCGTCTTGAAAGTCGATGATCTCAGCGTCCGCGGGAAGATCCCTCTCCGCTTGCGAGCTGAGTGAAGTAATCATGCCATCTTCGACAACCACAACCGCTTGCTCTAGCGTTTCGAGCGGACTGAACAACTTTCGGGCCTTAAAAACTGTTTTCACGCAAACTCTTTCGTAGTGTTTTTCGATGAGCAACCATCGCGAGTCTACCATCGAGAATATGTCTCTCCAGGAAGAAAAGCCGAAACGCATCGGCATGCATCTCTCGACCGCCGGAGGCGTCTTCACCGCTGCCGGACGCGCCCAGGCCATGGGGGCGAATACCTTTCAGATCTTCTCCTCCAGCCCGCGCATGTGGCGCCCGGCTAAGCTTTCCGCCGATCATTGCGATCAGATGAAAAAACTTCGGGTCGAATACGACTGCGAGCCGCTCGTCATTCACGCCAGCTACCTGATCAACCTTTGCAGCCAGTCTGAAGACGTTCGCCGCAACTC includes these proteins:
- the nagA gene encoding N-acetylglucosamine-6-phosphate deacetylase, coding for MKTVFKARKLFSPLETLEQAVVVVEDGMITSLSSQAERDLPADAEIIDFQDGVIAPAYFDQHVHGSGGFDVMEATEEALVGVSRFLGRHGVAGYLATTVTASMDATLKSLSGLARLIEAAQDRVDPGAATALPVGIHLEGPFLSHEKRGVHSPELLLTPTVALFDRFWQAAEGRIRLITIAPELPNAAEVIAHATARGVRVSIGHSNATAEFAQAAIAAGAVSATHTFNAMRQLEHRDPGILGVVLDDGALFAEIICDGHHVMPMVVRLFWKAKGAGRAILITDGISASGMPDGLYKLGNLDVVVKDGQCTSGGSIAGSTLTMDRAVSNFHEFTGAPLAEVAGLAGRNPARMLGLEDRFGSLEVGRRADFVVLGEGGVLRESVLDGRRAK